The nucleotide window GGTCGTTTTCGCGGAGCCGGGTGCTCCGGTACTGCTGCCGCCGGAGGCCGCACGGGAACTGGCCGCCGCTGTCAGTGCCGCCCTGGACAATGTGCGGGTGCACGCGGGACAGGACGCCCAGGCGTGGATCCTGGTCGAGGACGAGCGCGACGAGGTGATCGTGACCGTCCGGGACGACGGCCCGGGCATCCCGGACGGCAGGCTCGCCCAGGCGGAGGGGGAGGGCCGCCTCGGGGTGGCCCTGTCGATCCGCGGGCGGCTGCGTGACCTGGGTGGCACGGCCGCGTTGATCTCGGTGCCCGGCCAGGGCACCGAGGTCGAGTTGAAGATTCCGAAGGCTTCACGGGGGAAGGCAGGATCAGCCCGATGAGTACACCGAACACGCAGGAAGCCCACGAGCGGCCCACCAGAGTGATGGTCGTCGACGACCACCCCATGTGGCGCGACGCGGTCGCCCGGGACCTGGCCGAGTCCGGCTTCGAGGTGGTGGCGACCGCCGGTGACGGCCCGCAGGCGGTCCGCCGGGCGAAGGCCGCCAGGCCGGACGTCCTCGTCCTCGACCTGAATCTGCCGGGGATGCCCGGTGTCCAGGTCTGCAAGGAACTGGTCGGCTCCCACCCCGGACTCCGGGTGCTGGTGCTCTCCGCGAGCGGCGAGCACGCCGACGTCCTGGAGGCGGTGAAGTCGGGAGCCACCGGCTATCTCCTGAAGTCCGCCAGCACCCAGGACCTGACCGACGCCGTGCGCTCCACCGCCGCGGGTGACCCGGTCTTCACCCCCGGCCTCGCCGGTCTGGTCCTCGGCGAATACCGCAGGCTCGCCTCCGACCCGGTCCCCGTGGCATCCGACGAG belongs to Streptomyces finlayi and includes:
- a CDS encoding response regulator, producing the protein MSTPNTQEAHERPTRVMVVDDHPMWRDAVARDLAESGFEVVATAGDGPQAVRRAKAARPDVLVLDLNLPGMPGVQVCKELVGSHPGLRVLVLSASGEHADVLEAVKSGATGYLLKSASTQDLTDAVRSTAAGDPVFTPGLAGLVLGEYRRLASDPVPVASDEPKAPELTDRETEVLRLVAKGLSYKQIAERLVISHRTVQNHVQNTLGKLQLHNRVELVRYAIERGIDDAG